One genomic window of Plasmodium coatneyi strain Hackeri chromosome 12, complete sequence includes the following:
- a CDS encoding Cyclin: MNYPEDTSHMTKWIFKSKNEVDEICLKKYNDFKEKFKDHNVSIPKYAEIEKTKLYFCYQLTHFCEIKRLKPQIVECAIVLYNRFYLKEIILEYDPRILIFTCIILAIKLEGYGRLYKMNDFFNDIDINLDKVLEHENIVCSSLDFEINFLYTKECIFYIKSKFLNYINKYINKDNEVQNSFENICNEIYVNTVQDCIKIIESFSITFTYTPAQIALYCFVNNIKINFNIVNADKFILEFITNNNQILFQKLKNKIDELHVRYKDHLDLRNTFDDENTTRQIGETLDMCIDIYEILKKKKNSKKSKKKKLDSEDCARNEPAKRVDMK, from the coding sequence ATGAATTACCCAGAGGACACTTCGCACATGACCAAATGGATCTtcaaaagcaaaaatgaggTAGACGAAATATGCCTAAAAAAGTACAACGActttaaggagaaatttAAAGATCACAATGTGAGTATCCCAAAATATGcggaaattgaaaaaacgAAGCTTTACTTCTGTTATCAACTGACACACTTTTGCGAAATAAAAAGACTCAAGCCGCAAATTGTGGAATGCGCAATTGTGCTGTACAACAGATTTTACttaaaagaaattatatTGGAATATGACCCACgtattttaattttcacgTGCATAATTTTAGCAATAAAATTGGAAGGATATGGGCGATTATACAAAATGAATGATTTTTTTAACGACATTGACATAAATTTGGACAAAGTTCTTGAACATGAAAATATCGTTTGTTCATCACTAGATtttgaaataaattttttgtacacaaAAGAATGTATCTTTTACATAAAAAGTAAATTCCtaaattatataaataaatatataaacaaagATAACGAAGTACAGAATTcatttgaaaatatttgcaaTGAAATTTACGTCAATACAGTACAGGACTGCATAAAAATTATCGAAAGTTTTTCCATTACGTTTACGTATACACCTGCACAAATAGCCTTGTACTGCTttgtaaataatataaaaattaatttcaaCATTGTTAATGCTGATAAATTTATTCTCGAATTTATTACCAACAATAATcaaattctttttcaaaaattgaaaaacaaaattgatgAACTCCATGTAAGGTATAAGGACCACCTCGATTTGAGGAACACCTTTGACGATGAAAACACAACTAGACAGATCGGAGAAACTTTGGACATGTGTATTGATATTTacgaaattttaaaaaaaaaaaaaaatagcaaaaagtccaagaagaaaaagttagACAGCGAAGATTGTGCGCGAAATGAGCCCGCCAAAAGGGTTGATATGAAGTAG
- a CDS encoding DNA polymerase alpha subunit, whose protein sequence is MKEIKQADVKLFLETYYTDNSLSDDLKDVFDYVERNKHKGNFHKLFEDYLEEYNKKLFQNENFLKENIIYDYEYVKQYNSELPEKAGINCNNKYHCYVKSVNSIDDDYKFLGLDTSVISENINKKLSLFLELFLMYSKKLNLNIEVSPILNMNEEECYIFGRIFTDNEINISESNIILEGSLNLNNGDKAQLLNLNHIKNICCFLGQILAIKGKKEINQYSIKYYVSNIYAGLPTHLNIKLENTAFLLKHFNGNEIEEDNKCAEDRSDQSKVLQLYNDDNIHIMVCNGYVYTDNEYSNNLDNFLKIVNEKLPHVVLIFGPFLYIRNFSETIQKIGDINVIYENIFKKIINLAKSELLEKTHFFIIPSIYDSINVYPLPQPPFLYENNYTNISNVHFLSNPSYIYINELKIALTSCDVIYNLSKNLMCRPSEMKAFYLFEQILRQLSFFPSYPSEFNIEITKFKNLLFHPNRLPDIFLFPSYTKEKSYVKEIHKKLFICPYSIDLSNAQPCNFFSNIYIHPPVESQELSKRVILENVFIHNNKVTQNE, encoded by the coding sequence ATGAAGGAGATAAAACAAGCAGACGTGAAACTCTTCCTGGAGACGTACTACACGGATAACAGCTTGAGTGACGACCTGAAGGATGTCTTCGATTATGTGGAGAGAAATAAACACAAAGGAAACTTTCACAAATTATTTGAAGATTATTTGGaggaatataataaaaaattgttccaaaatgaaaacttcTTAAAGGAGAACATAATATACGACTATGAGTACGTAAAGCAGTACAACAGCGAGCTGCCAGAAAAGGCAGGAATAAATTGCAACAATAAATATCATTGCTATGTGAAGTCCGTTAACAGCATCGATGATGATTACAAATTTTTAGGACTGGATACAAGTGTCATAtcagaaaatataaacaaaaaattatccttATTTTTGGAGCTCTTTTTAATGTACTCCAAAAAACTCAACTTAAATATTGAAGTGAGTCCTATACTGAATATGAATGAAGAGGAGTGCTACATTTTCGGACGCATTTTTACAGACAACGAAATTAACATAAGTGAATCGAACATCATTTTGGAGGGCAGTTTAAATTTGAATAATGGAGACAAGGCGCAATTACTAAATTTaaatcatataaaaaatatatgttgttTTTTGGGGCAAATTTTAGCCAtcaagggaaagaaagaaataaaccAGTACAGTATCAAATATTACGTGAGCAATATTTACGCTGGGTTGCCTACTcatttaaatataaaattggaGAACACtgcatttttgttaaaacattttaatgGAAACGAAATTGAAGAGGATAACAAATGTGCAGAAGACAGAAGCGACCAGAGTAAAGTCCTACAATTGTACAATGAtgataatatacacataatggTTTGCAATGGGTACGTATACACAGACAATGAATACAGTAAcaatttggacaattttttaaaaatcgtAAACGAAAAATTACCACAtgttgttttaatttttgggCCATTCCTATACATTCGTAATTTCAGTGAGACAATTCAAAAAATAGGAGATATCAATGTGAtttatgaaaatatttttaaaaaaattatcaactTGGCAAAAAGTGAGCTTCTagaaaaaacacatttcTTCATTATCCCATCCATTTATGATTCGATCAATGTGTACCCTCTGCCCCAGCCTCCCTTTTTATACGAAAATAATTATACCAACATATCGAACGTTCACTTTTTATCAAACCCAtcttatatttatataaacgAATTAAAGATTGCCTTAACGTCATGCGATGTCATTTATAACTTgagtaaaaatttaatgtGCAGACCAAGTGAAATGAAGGCCTTCTACTTATTTGAGCAGATATTAAGGCaactttctttcttcccatCCTACCCCTCCGAATTTAACATTGAAATTACcaagtttaaaaatttactgTTCCATCCGAACAGGCTGCCAGATATAttcctcttcccttcctacACAAAGGAAAAGTCCTACGTTAAGGAGATACATAAGAAACTGTTTATCTGCCCATACTCTATCGATCTCAGTAACGCGCAAccgtgtaattttttttctaacatTTATATCCATCCACCGGTCGAATCCCAGGAATTGTCAAAAAGGGTCATCCTCGAAAATGTCTTCATTCACAACAATAAGGTGACGCAGAACGAGTGA
- a CDS encoding Replication factor C3, which yields MAQVQVQKVEELTPWVEKYRPNVLNDIISHEQVISTIQKFVERGELPHLLLHGPPGTGKTSTILAVCKELYGEARSSFVLELNASDDRGISVVRDQIKTFAESKNHYNTCERTTLKLIILDEADHMTYPAQNAMRRIMENYAKNVRFCLLCNYVNKITPAIQSRCTSFRFSPLKKEYMVNKALDIAKSENVDLTKDGLDSLIHVGRGDMRRILNCLQVVSLSHKNMTIDQKVILSTLDIPLPEEVKEILGYFTKCTMKESYEFVTKLQSIKGYSIKDIMVNLYESILNYDFPDSAVCLLLKNFGEIEERCSSGANEQITLSALISAFIEFRTELFRMKYDMNNI from the exons ATGGCGCAAGTTCAAGTTCAGAAGGTAGAAGAACTCACACCATGg GTGGAAAAATACAGGCCAAACGTGCTGAACGACATAATTTCGCACGAGCAAGTCATATCCACAATCCAAAAGTTTGTGGAAAGGGGAGAATTGCCCCACTTGCTGTTGCATGGACCCCCAGGGACAGGAAAGACATCCACCATTTTAGCTGTGTGCAAGGAACTGTATGGTGAGGCACGAAGTTCCTTTGTATTAGAATTGAACGCATCCGATGATAGAGGAATAAGTGTAGTTCGAGACcaaataaaaacatttgCAGAATCGAAAAATCATTATAATACGTGCGAAAGGACTACGCTAAAATTAATCATCTTGGATGAAGCAGATCATATGACCTACCCAGCACAAAATGCCATGAGAAGAATCATGGAAAACTATGCTAAGAATGTCCGCTTTTGCTTATTATGTAATTATGTAAATAAGATAACCCCAGCAATTCAATCCAGGTGCACCTCCTTCAGATTTTCTCCTCtcaagaaggaatatatggTTAATAAAGCTTTAGATATTGCTAAATCGGAAAACGTGGACCTCACGAAAGATGGATTGGACAGTCTCATACATGTTGGACGAGGAGACATGAGAAGaattttaaattgtttacaagTCGTTTCATTGagtcataaaaatatgaccATCGATCAGAAGGTCATTTTGTCTACGTTAGACATACCTTTACCGGAAGAggttaaagaaatattaggGTATTTCACTAAATGTACCATGAAGGAATCGTATGAATTTGTTACCAAATTACAGAGCATTAAGGGATACTCCATAAAGGATATTATGGTGAACCTGTATGAATCCATTCTAAATTATGATTTTCCGGACTCTGCCGTGTGCTTGttgcttaaaaattttggcGAAATAGAGGAAAGGTGTTCCTCCGGGGCTAACGAACAAATCACCCTATCCGCCCTTATCAGCGCATTCATAGAATTCAGAACTGAGCTCTTTAGAATGAAGTACGacatgaataatatataa